Proteins encoded within one genomic window of Arachis ipaensis cultivar K30076 chromosome B08, Araip1.1, whole genome shotgun sequence:
- the LOC107612119 gene encoding probable indole-3-acetic acid-amido synthetase GH3.1, giving the protein MMKTSSSGTSAGERKLMPFIHEELDRRQLLYSLLMPVMNQYVPDLDKGKALHFLFVKAETKTPGGLVARPVLTSYYKREHFKNRLFDPYNLYTSPNEAILCPDSFQSMYTQMLCGLIMRHQVLRVGAVFASGLLRAIHFLQLNWQQLSHDISTGTLSPKITDPSIRECMAKLLKPDPELAEFITMECSSEDWERIITRIWPNTKYLDVIVTGAMAQYIPTLDYYSGGLPKACTMYGSSECYFGLNLRPISDPSDVSYTIMPNMGYFEFIPHDDSSPLTLSRDSPPPLVDLADVKVGKYYELVITTYCGLNRYRVGDILQVTRFHNTAPEFRFVRRKNVLLSIDSDKTDESELQRGIENASVLLKEFNTTVVEYTSYADTKSIPGHYVIYWELIIKNASRPPTNEVLNQCCLAMEESLNSVYRQGRVADNSIGPLEIRVVKNGTFEELMDYAISRGASINQYKVPRCVSFTPIMKLLDSRVVFVHFSPAAPHWTPERRR; this is encoded by the exons ATGATGAAAACTTCCAGTTCTGGCACATCTGCTGGCGAAAGAAAACTGATGCCGTTCATTCATGAGGAGTTAGACCGACGTCAGTTACTGTACAGCCTTCTCATGCCAGTCATGAACCA GTACGTCCCTGATTTGGACAAAGGAAAAGCGCTTCACTTCCTGTTCGTGAAGGCAGAAACGAAGACCCCCGGAGGGCTGGTGGCGCGGCCGGTGCTAACAAGCTACTACAAAAGAGAGCACTTCAAGAACCGTCTGTTTGACCCATACAACTTGTACACAAGCCCGAATGAGGCGATCCTCTGCCCCGATTCGTTCCAGAGTATGTACACACAGATGCTATGCGGCCTCATCATGCGCCACCAAGTCCTCCGCGTCGGTGCCGTCTTCGCCTCCGGCCTTCTCAGGGCCATCCACTTCCTCCAGCTTAACTGGCAACAGTTGAGCCATGACATCTCAACCGGAACCCTAAGCCCCAAAATCACCGACCCTTCCATAAGGGAATGCATGGCCAAACTCCTCAAACCCGATCCGGAGCTGGCGGAATTCATAACGATGGAGTGCTCCAGTGAGGACTGGGAACGGATAATCACAAGAATCTGGCCAAATACTAAGTACCTGGACGTGATCGTCACCGGTGCCATGGCGCAATACATTCCCACGCTGGACTACTACAGTGGTGGATTACCTAAAGCTTGCACCATGTACGGTTCCTCCGAGTGCTACTTTGGTCTTAATCTCAGGCCAATTTCGGATCCTTCTGACGTTTCTTACACCATTATGCCAAACATGGGTTACTTCGAGTTCATTCCACACGATGACTCGTCTCCTCTCACTCTCTCCCGTGACTCGCCGCCGCCGCTCGTTGACCTCGCCGACGTCAAAGTCGGGAAGTACTACGAGCTCGTTATCACAACCTACTGCGGCCTCAACCGTTACCGTGTGGGTGACATTCTTCAAGTCACAAGGTTCCACAACACCGCGCCAGAATTCCGCTTTGTAAGAAGAAAGAACGTTCTTTTGAGCATCGATTCTGACAAAACCGATGAATCGGAGCTTCAGAGAGGCATAGAGAACGCATCTGTGTTGTTAAAGGAGTTCAACACGACGGTGGTTGAGTACACGAGTTATGCAGACACAAAATCGATCCCAGGGCATTACGTGATTTACTGGGAGCTTATTATAAAGAACGCTTCTCGTCCTCCAACTAATGAAGTTCTAAACCAGTGCTGCTTGGCAATGGAGGAGTCTTTAAACTCGGTTTATAGACAGGGAAGAGTTGCAGATAATTCAATTGGACCTTTGGAAATAAGAGTGGTGAAGAATGGAACATTTGAGGAGCTCATGGACTATGCTATCTCCAGGGGTGCGTCCATTAATCAGTACAAGGTTCCAAGGTGCGTAAGCTTCACACCAATAATGAAACTGCTCGACTCTAGGGTGGTCTTTGTTCATTTCAGCCCAGCTGCACCTCACTGGACACCGGAACGTCGTCGTTGA